A portion of the Corynebacterium occultum genome contains these proteins:
- a CDS encoding DUF4245 domain-containing protein: protein MADEKPKIFQGGKDMVLSVGVIVLVMFLMVGFTGMCSWNPGAPKQGPVQEVDAVTFASLEARTMNFPVRMPETPEGWVTNSARRSMVDDTPAVTIGWVTTEGGYLQLTQTGEELDDAVRGIDPDPRTLEETREIAGEEVQRYSSEESDVRDLWVVDLDEVRILLTGAGTDEEFSTLLDVAIEAEPLPSE from the coding sequence GTGGCTGATGAAAAACCCAAGATTTTCCAGGGCGGCAAGGACATGGTCCTTTCCGTCGGTGTGATTGTCCTCGTGATGTTTCTCATGGTCGGTTTCACCGGCATGTGCAGCTGGAACCCGGGAGCCCCGAAGCAGGGCCCCGTGCAGGAGGTCGATGCGGTGACCTTCGCCTCCCTGGAGGCCCGGACAATGAACTTCCCGGTGCGGATGCCGGAGACCCCGGAAGGTTGGGTCACCAACTCAGCCCGTCGCAGCATGGTCGATGACACCCCGGCCGTCACCATCGGCTGGGTGACCACCGAAGGTGGCTACCTGCAGTTGACGCAGACCGGGGAAGAACTTGATGATGCCGTCCGCGGCATCGACCCTGATCCCCGCACCCTGGAAGAAACTCGGGAGATCGCCGGCGAGGAGGTCCAGCGTTACTCCTCCGAGGAAAGTGATGTCCGTGACCTCTGGGTGGTGGACCTGGATGAGGTCCGCATCCTGCTGACCGGTGCCGGCACTGATGAAGAGTTCAGCACCCTCCTGGATGTGGCCATCGAGGCCGAACCGCTGCCCAGCGAATAA